A region from the Gossypium hirsutum isolate 1008001.06 chromosome A08, Gossypium_hirsutum_v2.1, whole genome shotgun sequence genome encodes:
- the LOC107951364 gene encoding uncharacterized protein, producing MSPRFIGPYRILKCMGPVAYQLELPPQLDQIHDVFHVSMLRHYCSNPMHVISTEEIEVRPDLTFEEEPVQILDCDVKVLRKKSIPLVKVLWRNHSSKEATWELEEAMQQ from the coding sequence atgagccctaggttcattgggccttaccgcatacTGAAATGTAtgggaccggttgcctatcaGCTTGAGTTACCTCCACAGTTagaccagattcatgatgtgttccatgtctctatgttgaggcactACTGCTCTAATCCCATGCATGTTATCTCGACTGAAGAGATTGAGGTGAGGCCGGATCTAACTTTcgaggaggagccggttcagattttAGATTGTGATGTGAAAGTTTTGAGGAAAAAGTCTATTCCACTAGTTaaggtactttggcgtaatcacagttctaaggaggccacgtgggaacttgAGGAGGCAATGCAACAATAA
- the LOC121205005 gene encoding uncharacterized protein, translating to MSTRRCARGRGRGRGSARFGSASNQMPNVEAREALTLPIPETGLYDRVTGDDALSQAMLRILERVAGPGIGIGSGGSISKRLRLNGAEIFKGITGVAPNVFKYWLEATERIMDDLDCTFEQNLKEAVSLLREEAYQWWLTVKEGTQPDWITWELFKLVFQVKYVGASYVDARRKEFLNLTQGDRSVAEYEAEFLRLSWYAKGIVEKDYERCVRFQDGLRDSLQILIAPEREQDFAALVEKEKIAGDVKRTEHLNRKRERGRNKRDFEPFNYDQRPNRRARVDGPVRTGPPVATIGLSPCDICGKSHARECWRRTGACLSCGSMEHRLRECPKRPD from the coding sequence ATGAGCACTAGAAGGTGTGCAAGAGGCCGCGGCAGAGGCCGTGGAAGTGCTAGGTTTGGATCAGCATCAAATCAGATGCCCAACGTGGAGGCGAGAGAAGCACTGACTTTACCAATACCCGAGACAGGGTTGTATGATCGAGTAACTGGGGACGATGcattgtcccaagcaatgttaaggattctagaaagggtcgctgggcccgGCATTGGTATTGGGAGCGGAGGGTCAATTTCTAAGAGACTCCGGTTGAATGGAGCCGAGATCTTCAAGGGTATCACAGGAGTAGCACCGAATGTTTtcaaatattggttggaggccactgaaaggataatggacGACCTGGATTGCACTTTCGAGCAAAACCTGAAAGAAGCAGTGTCGCTGCTGCGAGaggaagcttaccagtggtggcttactgtgaaagagggcactcagcctgaCTGGATAACTTGGGAGTTATTCAAATTAGTGTTTCAAGTGAAATACGTGGGCGCAAGCTACGTGGATGCCCggaggaaggaattcttgaacTTGACTCAGGGAGACCGATCTGTGGCGGAGTACGAGGCAGAGTTCTTACGACTCAGTTGGTATGCTAAAGGAATAGTGGAAAAAGATTATGAACGTTGTGTTCGGTTCCAAGACGGCCTCAGAGATAGTCTTCAGATATTGATTGCTCCTGAAAGGGAGCAGGATTTCGCAGCATTGGTAGAGAAGGAAAAAATCGCTGGGGATGTAAAGCGCACTGAGCACCTAAACCGGAAAAGAGAAAGGGGCAGAAATAAAAGGGATTTTGAGCCCTTCAATTACGATCAGAGGCCTAATAGAAGGGCCAGAGTGGATGGGCCGGTCAGAACGGGGCCCCCTGTTGCTACTATTGGGTTATCACCTTGCGATATTTGTGGAAAAAGTCATGCAAGAGAGTGCTGGAGGAGAACAGGAGCCTGTCTGAGTTGTGGTTCCATGGAGCATCGTCTTAGAGAGTGTCCCAAAAGACCGGATTAG